One region of Ptiloglossa arizonensis isolate GNS036 chromosome 8, iyPtiAriz1_principal, whole genome shotgun sequence genomic DNA includes:
- the LOC143150255 gene encoding uncharacterized protein LOC143150255 codes for MAARQEGEGAAAASSPQTRPTLRDVGRLCINIFRAFCAGDGVVGAAVAASATRTAATTAYRQTRSPATMGNLQSESKRRTKKSRGTADGTPSVHGSLADGLEDDNHADTTVTADETTARTPRAIEDAQRIGFEKVRASHHGKRQAPRPPGSTERKVQRAGAEVADKSPPREKFQEDGSQRSMDAVESTETKAADASHALLIPVSGPNSRQGPAVLVTDSWRLANKSCVVTEISMPTSQESSSDSVFTDPEESVEAAKKELTAVASSTSSVSIAPATSPVPNDREVETSRLTPLTERRLVNTLISALPEHLKSRLTEDEVEQFASRLFSRLVSDGLLDVIALPEDRSERKPGSPLRAGSNSVGVCPKDRRDSEKERLRREVERLRELTKNAERTTHGKSSQTSPTIAFLDGSPGDASRTRHSANAASPTERSSLQKVIREEPPTPATTSTLVGNGYKEGKAAREDASRIGRLSSTLSSSVSPLSSSVSTAPPPPPPPPPPPPPPSPFLDQRFLTDASSIPSTQPPSFSIPPPPPLPVCPLSTQPVSSQSITSLTTIPPPPPPPAPPPPPLQPLSRETPVSPPAPPPPPPPPSPAPSIGAVTGPPPPPPPPPPPPPPPPPPPPPPTPSFGPVSPPPPPPPPPLPSLEATSIGGLYDGPSIPPPPPPPPLPAPTISAIGRPPVPPPPPPPPTPLNAGIPAPPPPPVGTVPGGPPPPPPPPPPPPPPPPLGAIGTSGGAPPPPSLPLIGGPGGPPPPPPPPGGLSGSAAQQGMQSGTGPCPLPVPPIGGWNPASRACMRKEPLCPEVPMKPLYWTRLLVPVVPTERGSVDSSDSPAQVPLWMELEEERNLDMKEFTGLFSRQVTARKPVKKAADSSKPSKMQPAKILDSKRSKTVGILEKSLHVDFCEVENAVYNLDTSVVSLEALQQIYEIRPTQKELEDIRAFEESSPDVPLDRPEIFLKKLSCINCFTERIACLMFQSEFHDAISSVSSKLTNLRTTCDFLRSSASLKKVIALILTLGNYMNGGNRTRGQADGFGLEILGKLRDVKSNVPGITLLHYVVRARLAQEKDHNFEEPLPLPVPEPADVEAASTINFDNISTELERLQRELQACTEKCNIVVKADPDTSGPFKAKMDSFFREAAAELANEQEALQEARNKFKAVMQFYQYTPKGATLDTADPSAFFVLWHGFCQDFKDIWKKEQQRIRKERMEEIRKKYESKTKVEKLKLNATGLKARLQKLSRK; via the exons ATGGCCGCGAGGCAGGAGGGCGAGGGCGCAGCCGCCGCCTCGTCGCCGCAAACTAGGCCAACGCTGCGCGACGTCGGCCGCCTCTGTATCAACATCTTCAGAGCCTTCTGTGCCGGGGACGGGGTCGTTGGAGCCGCGGTCGCTGCGTCGGCAACACGGACCGCAGCCACCACCGCCTATCGCCAAACGCGTTCCCCGGCGACCATGGGCAACCTGCAGAGCGAATCCAAGAGGAGGACCAAAAAATCGCGCGGTACCGCCGACGGGACACCCAGCGTCCACGGATCGCTCGCCGACGGCCTCGAAGATGACAACCACGCGGACACCACCGTAACCGCCGACGAGACGACCGCCAGGACGCCTCGCGCCATAGAGGACGCGCAGAGGATCGGTTTCGAGAAGGTGCGGGCCTCCCATCATGGCAAACGGCAGGCTCCCAGGCCACCTGGATCCACCGAGAGAAAG GTCCAGCGGGCCGGAGCCGAGGTCGCGGACAAGTCTCCTCCGCGAGAAAAGTTCCAGGAGGATGGATCTCAGCGATCGATGGACGCGGTCGAGTCGACGGAGACGAAAGCGGCGGACGCGTCGCACGCTCTGTTGATACCGGTCTCCGGTCCCAATTCGCGACAGGGGCCAGCCGTTCTGGTCACGGACTCCTGGCGGCTGGCCAACAAGAGTTGCGTGGTGACGGAGATCTCGATGCCCACGAGCCAGGAATCATCGAGCGACAGCGTGTTCACCGATCCCGAAGAATCCGTCGAAGCTGCGAAAAAGGAGCTGACCGCCGTCGCCTCGTCCACGTCCTCCGTTTCGATAGCACCGGCGACGTCCCCGGTTCCCAACGATCGCGAGGTCGAAACCTCTCGATTGACTCCGCTTACGG AGAGACGACTCGTGAACACCCTGATCTCTGCCCTGCCGGAGCATCTGAAGTCGAGACTCACGGAGGACGAAGTCGAGCAGTTCGCGTCCAGACTCTTTTCCAGATTGGTTTCGGACGGTCTACTCGACGTGATCGCTCTCCCG GAAGATCGGTCCGAGCGCAAGCCCGGCTCGCCTCTACGCGCTGGTTCGAATTCGGTGGGAGTATGCCCCAAGGATCGCCGGGACTCGGAGAAGGAGAGGTTGAGGCGCGAGGTCGAGCGACTACGCGAACTGACCAAGAATGCCGAGAGAACCACCCACGGTAAATCCTCTCAGACCTCCCCTACCATCGCGTTTCTGGACGGAAGTCCCGGAGATGCGTCGAGAACGAGACACTCGGCTAACGCCGCCTCGCCTACCGAGAGATCGAGCCTACAAAAGGTCATTCGCGAGGAACCACCTACCCCCGCGACGACATCGACGCTAGTTGGAAACGGTTACAAGGAGGGTAAAGCTGCGAGAGAGGACGCCTCTCGAATCGGACGGTTGTCCTCGACCCTGTCCTCGTCGGTTTCTCCGCTCTCGTCGTCGGTCTCGACCGCGcctccaccgccgccaccgccgccgccacctccACCGCCACCGTCCCCCTTCCTGGATCAACGTTTCCTCACCGACGCGTCCTCGATTCCATCCACCCAGCCTCCTTCGTTTTCTATACCTCCTCCGCCGCCATTGCCGGTTTGCCCGTTGTCGACGCAGCCGGTTTCCTCGCAGAGCATTACTTCCCTGACGACGATACCGCCACCTCCGCCACCTCCAGCGCCACCGCCGCCTCCGTTGCAACCGTTGTCCAGAGAAACACCCGTATCGCCGCCCGCTCCGCCGCCACCTCCGCCCCCACCGTCTCCGGCACCCTCGATAGGCGCGGTAACaggaccgccgccaccgccaccgccaccgccaccgccaccgccaccgccaccgcctccaccgcctccaccgACACCGTCGTTCGGTCCGGTATCTCCACCGCCGCCTCCACCGCCACCTCCACTCCCGTCGTTGGAAGCAACATCGATCGGTGGACTCTACGATGGACCCTCGATTCCTCCTCCACCGCCGCCTCCACCGCTTCCGGCACCCACGATAAGCGCCATAGGAAGACCTCCCGTTCCGCCACCACCTCCGCCACCGCCGACGCCCTTGAACGCTGGTATACCGGCCCCACCTCCTCCACCCGTCGGTACCGTACCCGGGggaccaccgccaccacctccgcctcctccgcctccgcctccgcctcctcctctGGGAGCCATCGGAACGTCCGGTGGAGCACCTCCTCCGCCGAGTCTCCCGTTGATCGGAGGGCCCGGAGGACCTCCGCCACCTCCACCTCCGCCGGGTGGTTTGTCCGGGAGCGCGGCTCAGCAAGGGATGCAATCGGGGACGGGACCCTGTCCCTTGCCCGTGCCTCCGATCGGCGGTTGGAACCCAGCGAGCAGAGCGT GCATGAGGAAGGAACCTCTGTGCCCCGAGGTACCCATGAAACCGCTCTATTGGACGAGGTTGCTGGTACCGGTGGTACCAACGGAACGTGGTTCCGTCGACAGTTCAGATTCTCCCGCGCAG GTTCCGCTGTGGATGGAGCTCGAGGAAGAGAGAAATCTGGACATGAAAGAGTTCACCGGTCTTTTTTCGCGTCAGGTGACCGCGAGAAAACCCGTCAAAAAGGCGGCCGATTCTTCGAAGCCGTCTAAGATGCAACCGGCCAAGATCCTCGACTCGAAGCGCTCGAAAACCGTGGGCATCCTCGAGAAGAGCCTGCACGTCGACTTCTGCGAAGTGGAAAACGCGGTGTACAATTTAGACACGAGCGTGGTCAGCCTGGAGGCGTTGCAGCAAATATACGAAATC AGGCCGACGCAAAAAGAATTGGAAGACATACGGGCCTTCGAGGAATCgagtccggatgtccccctagATCGACCGGAGATCTTCCTGAAGAAACTTTCTTGTATAAATTGCTTCACCGAGAGGATAGCCTGCCTAATGTTCCAGTCCGAGTTTCACGACGCGATATCCTCCGTCTCCTCGAAGCTGACCAACCTGCGCACCACCTGCGACTTCCTCCGCAGTTCTGCTTCCTTGAAGAAGGTCATTGCGTTGATACTCACGCTCGGCAATTACATGAACGGTGGGAACAGAACGCGCGGTCAAGCCGACGGCTTCGGTCTAGAGATCCTGGGGAAGTTGAGGGACGTAAAATCGAACGTGCCGGGTATAACTTTGCTTCACTACGTCGTGAGGGCGAGGCTGGCTCAAGAGAAGGACCACAACTTCGAGGAACCCTTGCCGTTGCCCGTACCCGAGCCAGCGGACGTCGAGGCTGCGTCGACCATCAACTTCGACAACATCTCGACGGAGCTCGAAAGGCTACAAAGAGAACTGCAAG CTTGCACCGAGAAATGCAACATCGTCGTGAAAGCAGACCCGGATACATCGGGACCGTTCAAGGCAAAAATGGACTCGTTCTTTCGCGAAGCAGCCGCGGAATTGGCGAACGAACAGGAGGCGCTACAGGAGGCAAGGAACAAATTCAAAGCTGTGATGCAGTTCTATCAGTACACTCCTAAAGGTGCCACCTTGGACACGGCCGATCCCAGTGCATTCTTTGTTCTCTGGCACGGTTTCTGCCAGGATTTCAAG GACATATGGAAAAAGGAACAACAACGAATACGAAAGGAACGCATGGAGGAGAtacggaagaaatacgaaaGCAAGACCAAagtggaaaaattgaaactgaaCGCCACAGGGTTGAAAGCACGGCTTCAAAAGCTTTCGCGCAAGTAG
- the LOC143150032 gene encoding uncharacterized protein LOC143150032 has product MNGTMQNVHLSSGYVMPFVGFGTYRIQGKNIIYRVVDESLKAGFRSIDTAVVYRNEEDIGFALKSLLPKYRLQREDIFITTKLSPSENGNPEGIEHSVQRSLKALNTVYIDLYLIHWPGATRIPENSTNNQNLRAKTWDKLVHLKKQGFIRSLGVSNYTINHLEELLRDCKGVPPVVNQVECHPHYRQEELIKYCKKHGIHVQAYSSLGTSNNTDLLRDPVVTLLASQVNVSPAQILLKWALQQGISVIPKAVKKEHIKDNIQLDFIIDDENMKVLSSLPQYKYAWDPSNVC; this is encoded by the exons atgaATGGTACAATGCAAAATGTTCACCTTTCAAGTGGCTATGTTATGCCTTTTGTTGGAT TTGGTACATATAGGatccaggggaaaaacataATATATAGAGTTGTCGATGAAAGCTTAAAAGCAGGTTTTCGGTCTATCG ACACAGCTGTAGTTTATCGAAATGAAGAAGACATTGGTTTTGCTTTAAAAAGTTTGTTACCCAAATATCGCCTACAAAGAGaagatatttttattactaCCAAACTTT CACCGAGCGAAAATGGAAATCCAGAAGGAATAGAACATTCTGTACAAAGATCTCTTAAAGCACTTAATACTGTGTATATTGATCTGTACTTAATTCATTGGCCAGGTGCAACTCGTATACCAGAAAATTCTAcgaataatcaaaatttaagAGCAAAAACTTGGGATAAACTAGTGCATTTAAAGAAACAAGGATTTATAAGATCTTTAGGTGTGTCAAATTACACTATAAATCATCTAGAAGAATTACTGCGTGACTGTAAAGGTGTACCACCAGTTGTTAATCAA GTTGAGTGTCATCCACATTACCGGCAAgaagaattaattaaatattgtaagAAACATGGGATACATGTACAAGCATATTCTTCGCTAGGTACTAGTAACAACACCGATCTTTTAAGAGATCCAGTTGTAACGCTTCTAGCTTCTCAAGTGAATGTATCACCAGCCCAGATACTATTAAAATGGGCCTTGCAACAAGGAATTA GTGTCATTCCCAAAGCAGTAAAAAAGGAACATATAAAGGATAATATACAGTTGGATTTTATTATTGATGATGAGAATATGAAAGTTCTATCTTCTCTGCCTCAATACAAATATGCTTGGGATCCTTCCAATGTGTGTTAA